The DNA window TTTTTTGGGAGCTTACAAGTTGATTAGGTGCTTATTTTGTTTAAACCTTATCAATATTTTATAAGCTCATAGAAAATTTATATAAACTATTTTAAGGAGCTTTACCCTCCGCACTTTATAGTTTGTCCAATGTGCTTACTGTGTTTTTTCCAAATGTTAAACTTTGGTTGTTACTTGCATTTGTAATTTGACTGTGCAGCCGGCGTTGGGGGCACTAGCAGAAGTTTTGGGAGACTAAAAGTGCAGAGAGTAAAAGATCTAGTCAAAGAAAGCTATAGGAAAAAGATACAAGGAGATGATCAGAGAGAAAACATTAGCCAAGACGAGGTATATAATGATCCTGATCTAATGGAACAACGAGAGTCTATGAGTGATGAGGAAGATACTTCAGAAGCACTCAGCTCTAGTGTCAAATCCATTGGACGAGGTGTTTCTTCATCGGGTTTTCCTGTTTTAGCCCCAAAAAGATGGGGTGGTGTAGAAGCAGCTGACAGCTATAGAAGATATAGACCGGATGATCTCTCAAAGAAAGAGTTGAAGTTGAAGGCCAATAGTGACTTTTTTAGTAGAAAGTCGTTTACTGAGTTGGGATGTAGTGACATCATTGTTGAGTCTTTGAGGAAGATGCAGTATGTTCGCCCTTCACATATCCAGGTCTGCTAGTTATAACTTTCAGTCTCGAATACTTCGGAGTTTAAGATCTGATTGAGCTTCACTTTCTTCAAATCGGAGTAATTTTTGTTTCGTATTTGTGATACCTCGTTCAAAATATTAAATCTGCTTGACCTGTTGGTGGTTTATGTTGTAATTAGATTTTATTCTCATCTTTGATTAATGACCGTTTTCTCGTGATGTCAATCTGAGTTTTCCATATTTCTACTTGTTTTATTTACCTTTCTTCTTTTATTGCTTATCCCTGTACTTCTGCTTGCTTGGTCTTTTAGTCTGGTCGGTGTATATGATTATCCTATTGAGTTAATAGGATAAATATACTCCGACCAGAATGGTATTTACATTTTTTGGACCTAAAGTCCAAACATTGGTCTTTCTTGTTCTTGAGGGGATACATTGACTAATCAAAGACCTGCTTCAACTTGCTGTCATTGGCTCACTCTTCTGGTCGTTGAACTTTCATTTGATTTGTATGGGAATGTAACAAATGGTTGCAGAGAGTGTATCACACAAATAAAATGATACGGTTTCAATTTCTGTTTGAAGATGATGTTTAATATTGTGTTCTGCATTCGTTTGAATTTTAAAATGTCTTTACAATTTGAGATAACGGTATTGCAGGCAATGGCATTTGATTCGGTCATAGGTGGGAAGAGTTGTATAATATCTGATCAGAGTGGATCTGGTAAAACTTTGTCATATCTGATACCACTAGTGCAGCGACTTAGACAAGAAGAAATTGAAGGACTTAGCAAATCAAAGTTACAAAATCCCCGAGTTGTAATACTGGTCCCTACTGCTGAATTGGCTTCTCAGGTATGACAATATTGATAACAGTAGAAGATTTATCCTGCTCTATGGATGGTTTTTTCACATGAAGGGTACATTTTTAGGTTTTGAATGTTTGTCGCTCACTCTCAAAAGTTGGTGTCCCTTTCCGATCTATGGTTGCCACTGGTGGTTTTCGGCAGAAAACTCAACTGGAAAGTCTTAAACAGGGAATAGATGTTATGATTGCTACTCCTGGACGCTTCTTGTTTCTAGTAAATGAGGGCCACCTGCAATTGTCTGATATTAAAAGGTTCGACTTTTCTACTGATTGCACAATACctctaaaaataatttataactGGAATTTGAGTTGAGTGAGTTTTATGGGAAATTTgaattcatttcttttttgggtTCTCCAGTGCCATATTAGATGAGGTAGATATACTCTACAATGATGAAGATTTTGAGCTTGCATTACAAACTTTGGTTGACTTGGCACCTGTCACTGCCCAATATCTATTTGTAACCGCAACCTTACCTGTGGAAATATACAACAAACTGGTTGAGGTTTTCCCTGATTGCGAGGTTATAATGGGTCCTGGTGTGCATCGCACCAGCTCCAGACTGGAGGAGGTaccgaaatattttttttttccttcatgtTAATACGTTGTAAATCAGGCTGAGAACTCAAAGCTTAAGATGTATTAATCTGCTATATTACTCGGAACTTTCACCTGTTTTTGAACTACTCTGATTAAATTTTTGTGTTCAGTTCCTCGTAGATTGCAGCGGAGATGAAACAGCTGAAAAAAATCCTGATACAGCTTTTCTCAACAAGAAAAAtgctcttcttcaacttgtgGGAGAAAGTCCGGTGACAAAGACAATTGTGTTCTGCAACAAGGTAGATTCAAGATCTCATTGGCAATAGCAACATCCAATAGTACTTTCTTTATTGTAGTATGAAAAAGTTGTTTCTTATGCGATATGCAGATCGAGACATGTAGAAAAGTTGAAAATGCATTGAAACGTTTTGATCGTAAAGAAATTCATGTGAAGGTCTTACCCTTCCACGCTGCTTTAGACCAAGAAACAAGACTTGCAAATATAGAGGAATTTCGTCGCACCCCATCGAAGAATATGTCCTTGTTCTTGGTTTGCACAGATAGGTTGGAACTTTTTTTTAACTTGTGGCTTTGATTGATGAGAATACTAGAAGAAGCGACTGACTCATTCTGTCTTCCAGAGCATCCCGAGGAATCGACTTTGCTGGGGTCGATCATGTAGTACTCTTTGATTTCCCCCGGGATCCAAGTGAATACGTGCGCCGTGTGGGACGAACAGCACGTGGTGCTGGAGGTGTGGGAAAAGCCTTTATTTTCGCTGTTGGTAAGCAGGTCTCTCTCGCAAGGAGGATTATCGAAAGAAATCTCAAGGGGCACCCGTTGCATGATGTCCCGTCTGCTTATGAGGTGATGAGGTAGACCATCTTCATCAAGCTGTAACCTGTAAGTCTGATATTCTCTTATTATGAGATTTCGTTTTTAGTTTTTCATCCATGGCTTGCATCATATAACAGAGTCAAAAACACTTTTGTGTAGAAACTATGTATATGAGACGAGGAAAATGGTTATATCGGCTTCCTTGTAGCTTCACGACAACACGAACGCCTGTGTGGCGCAGTCACTTGTCTTGGAGGGGAGAAGGTCGAAACTCACTCTCTCCTACTATTGATTACGGTTCTAAATTTAGTGAGATTCGAAATTGTAACCTTCCGTTGGTGTAAGGAGATGCAAGAGTACCATATTACAGGAACATACaagtaaaattttcaatttctgTTTTGACTCTCATATATGTTGAtttaatggagtatattttaagaAAATGGCACCATCATGAATCAAACGCTTGCAAATCAACCAAGAAATCTTCTACCTCTCAACCAAATTTCGAAATTTCACTCGTTTCTTGACACTTTTTACCCTATCATACCCTATTCCAATCTTGCTATGCATCAACTTCATAGCCAAATCTGCATTTCCCGCCTTCCTCAAAGCGTTGATCATCACAGTCCTAACCCTCCCCGGAATCTCCCGGCCACGATCCACCACCCCGTCGGCCAGCCTGCACGCCTCCACCACCCGCCCCACCTTACACAACACATTGATCATATCCTCGAAAGCACTGTCCAACACGACCCCCATCGGCGCCAGCTCGTCCAAGATCTTGCACGCCCTCGCCACCTTCCCTGACAAACACAGCCCTGTTGCTAGCGCCCTAAATGAGGCGGCTGTGGGTGTGATCCCCTTCTCGATCATTGCCTCCCACACCCTCAAACCTTCCTCGTTCTTGTGTTGCTTAAACAAGCCATCGATCAAGATGGTGTACGTGTACACGGTTGGATCACACCCCTCCTCCTCCATCCTCTCGAACAACACCACCGCCTCCTCCACCTTCCCCTTCTTCGCCAGCGCATCAATGAGCGCGTTATAGCAATAGGAGTCTCTAGGGCAGCCCCTCCCGGTCATCTCCTCAAACAGCCTCCCCGCCTCCTCAACACGCCCCGCCTTCCCAAGGCCATCAATGAGGCTCGAATACAACATGGAATTAACAGCCACACCCTCCCGTTTGCAATACTCGAACCACTCCATTGCCTCCTCCAACCTCCCATTCTTGCACAAGCCATTCACAATCACACCATAAGTTACCTCATCTGCGACAAGACCCTCCCTCTGCATACTCCTAAACAGCTCCATCGCCACGTCCAAGTTCCCATTCTTCGCGTACGCATCAATCAAGGCAGTGTACACAGTCATATTCACCTCACAGCCCGCCCCAATCATGCTCTCAAACACGGCGTGCCCCTCCATCGCCTTCCCCTCCCTGCAGAGCCCTCCGATCACCAAGCGATACGCGTGGGGAGGGATCTCAACCTGTTTATCCCGCATCTCGTTGTAAAGCCTCGAGCACAGATGATAATCCCCCTTTGCATAACAAGCTTGCATCAGAGTCAAGAAAGTGATCTTATCAGGAGCCACATTTTTCACCTCCATAGCTTCAAACTCATCAATGGCCTTCCTCAGATTCCCTGATTTACAGTAGCCTTTGATCATGGTGTTGTACGTCACGACATCGGGCTTCACCCTCCCCTTCTTCATCACCTCCAAAACCCTCTCTGCAGACTCAATATACATACAATTCACAAGGCCATTCATCAAGAAATTGTATGTATACAATGAGGGTTCAATCCCACTATCCTTCATTCTCTTCCACACCCACAGAAGCTCCTCCACCATTCCCCCATTGCCAAAGCTTCTAATTAGGGAATTGGCAGCCACTGGATTCATCAAAAAGCCCCTAATTTTCATCTCATCGAAAGCTGACCTAGCCCTCACGAAATCGCCCTCCAAACACAAAATTTCGATCAATTGAACGAAGCATTCGAGATTGTGAGAGTACCCTTTCTGCTCACCGGCCCAATTGAAGAACCGGAATGCGATCTCGGCCCGGTTCGGGAGCTGGCTGAAGGTCTTGAGAATGTGGGCGGTGAAAGGGGGCGGGAGTCTGATTAGGTATTTATCGCAGAAGATGGTTAAATCCTGCTCGAAATTGGTGGTGTTTTGCAAAAGTTGGTGGATCTTGGGGACCCACGGGGAGGTTTTGCGGTCGGCGGCAGAGATGACGTCGGAGAGGTCGGTGAAGGGGTGCACCCATTCTGGCGGCGGTAGAGGAGTGGATGAGGATGAGAATTTGAGGGAGGATACAATTGGGGATGTGTGGATTTTGAAGAAGGCGGCGGAATAGGGTTTAAAGAGGGCTTTTCTCATCTGCGCAGCTAGAAATGGTTGATACAGTATCTTCGATAGCCAtattgttgaagaagaagaacgttaaaattatgtatatatacGTTTAATATGGTATAGGAAACAACAAGGTCCCATGGTCTAGTGGTTAGGACATTGGACTCTGAATCCAGTAACCCGAGTTCAAGTCTCGGTGGGACCTTATATTATTTTActcttatttttttaggatttatgCTTTGttagttaaaataaaataaatcgtAAATTCACCAACAGAGTACATCGGAATCAATGGCGAAGATTGAAGAGCAAGAGCCGACATTGCAGCATCAAACAAAGACGAAAACTGCCGCCAAAAGAAGCCACGGATCCACATTGTTTTTCATCTTCGTAGACTACCTTTTTTTGggcattttctttcttttcctcAGCTACATCGTCTATAAAATGGTCGGGTTTTGATTTATAAAGGTGACTTTTATTGTGTTTTGTTGTGATGTTGCCGTTTCTTGAAAAAGTAATTTGTGAGCTTTTTATGTATGCGTTGATGTTGTTAGGAAATAGATTGGTGGGCATTGATGGAAACTTGTGATCAATGAATTcttgaaataaaaattgaatctttatttgCGGAGGTAGAAGTTTGTGAAGAAATCAAGAGTGATCTGATTGGGTTTTTATGAATGTGTTAATGCCTATTGGCGCATGAAATAGATTGATGGGCAttgattgaaaattttgataaatgcattgttgaaataaaaattgaatagtCTAGTATTAATCTTTGGAGGTAGGACCGTAGAAGTGTGGGAAGAAATGTTTTGATTTGGGGTTTTTGTGAGATTTTATGAAACCTGGTTTTGCCAAAACTACAAATTGAGTGGGAGCATTCGGCATTCAGCATTCAGTAGATTTCATTGGTTGAAGTATTTATGAtagattttgttgttgttggaACTGTAATTTTGAGGTTTCACTTTCACACTCCAATGTTAAAATTAAATGAGAATTAGTCAGTTTGTGTGGTGGTAAAGGTTGGTTGGCTTACTACAATTGGTAGCTAAGTGATGATTTTAATGTGGGAGATGAATTCTGTTGTTTCTTACCTTCCAGCTCTCCTCCATCACCTTGGCCAACAAAATTGAAAGTACTTGATTTGAACAATAATCTTGCCTTCCAAATAAATAGCTTAGCTCATTGTTCCACCCATTTACGTAGGATGATTAATCGTGCGAAGTGAGAAGTGATTCGTAGAGTGCCAAGAGTTATAGGCTCGAAAG is part of the Salvia splendens isolate huo1 chromosome 6, SspV2, whole genome shotgun sequence genome and encodes:
- the LOC121809355 gene encoding DEAD-box ATP-dependent RNA helicase 50-like; its protein translation is MANVLEAFTVFNSSISIFSGRRRLRLVCEAAPQTSPRKAGVGGTSRSFGRLKVQRVKDLVKESYRKKIQGDDQRENISQDEVYNDPDLMEQRESMSDEEDTSEALSSSVKSIGRGVSSSGFPVLAPKRWGGVEAADSYRRYRPDDLSKKELKLKANSDFFSRKSFTELGCSDIIVESLRKMQYVRPSHIQAMAFDSVIGGKSCIISDQSGSGKTLSYLIPLVQRLRQEEIEGLSKSKLQNPRVVILVPTAELASQVLNVCRSLSKVGVPFRSMVATGGFRQKTQLESLKQGIDVMIATPGRFLFLVNEGHLQLSDIKSAILDEVDILYNDEDFELALQTLVDLAPVTAQYLFVTATLPVEIYNKLVEVFPDCEVIMGPGVHRTSSRLEEFLVDCSGDETAEKNPDTAFLNKKNALLQLVGESPVTKTIVFCNKIETCRKVENALKRFDRKEIHVKVLPFHAALDQETRLANIEEFRRTPSKNMSLFLVCTDRASRGIDFAGVDHVVLFDFPRDPSEYVRRVGRTARGAGGVGKAFIFAVGKQVSLARRIIERNLKGHPLHDVPSAYEVMR
- the LOC121809354 gene encoding pentatricopeptide repeat-containing protein At1g03560, mitochondrial-like, whose translation is MRKALFKPYSAAFFKIHTSPIVSSLKFSSSSTPLPPPEWVHPFTDLSDVISAADRKTSPWVPKIHQLLQNTTNFEQDLTIFCDKYLIRLPPPFTAHILKTFSQLPNRAEIAFRFFNWAGEQKGYSHNLECFVQLIEILCLEGDFVRARSAFDEMKIRGFLMNPVAANSLIRSFGNGGMVEELLWVWKRMKDSGIEPSLYTYNFLMNGLVNCMYIESAERVLEVMKKGRVKPDVVTYNTMIKGYCKSGNLRKAIDEFEAMEVKNVAPDKITFLTLMQACYAKGDYHLCSRLYNEMRDKQVEIPPHAYRLVIGGLCREGKAMEGHAVFESMIGAGCEVNMTVYTALIDAYAKNGNLDVAMELFRSMQREGLVADEVTYGVIVNGLCKNGRLEEAMEWFEYCKREGVAVNSMLYSSLIDGLGKAGRVEEAGRLFEEMTGRGCPRDSYCYNALIDALAKKGKVEEAVVLFERMEEEGCDPTVYTYTILIDGLFKQHKNEEGLRVWEAMIEKGITPTAASFRALATGLCLSGKVARACKILDELAPMGVVLDSAFEDMINVLCKVGRVVEACRLADGVVDRGREIPGRVRTVMINALRKAGNADLAMKLMHSKIGIGYDRVKSVKKRVKFRNLVER